A window from bacterium encodes these proteins:
- a CDS encoding tetratricopeptide repeat protein: MPGHIFISHATKDDPFVKELRVALESLNLPVWVDSRNLRGGDKLAVEINSAIENARQVIVVLSPNTVNSPWVRKEISKALAIEKARQAQGFRVIPLMLPDIEPAALTLWFDEEPLGIRVQLTAGGIAEALPQILAALGEKLPEDYQPTKKIDAAPVEELVLKLVDPKIELHDGKQRATATATLVYEPADKASRAVESKRYTFSAPLGPIEAEDLRWYLESYYLWPTGVFQQRAERIEAQLPQWGRDLYHAALRDPIAAEALQAWRKKADGAQRRFSVLVDSDPPAGADDDTRKATLAAASNVLSLPWELLHDGAGYLFRGKNAVAVRRRLPNRAPQEVRPTSLPIRILLVSPRPEDKTTGYIDHRVSAKPLVEAVAALGDLAALTVLTPPTLAALRQELKRASEANQPYDVVHFDGHGVYDREHGLGALCFEDPQDADKLHHRSMQLVHASELASDLRDYRIPVVFLEACQSATVETDPTASVAAKLLECGVAAVVAMSHSVLVETARRFVEAFYGKLAGGSRVAEAMLAGQNALEGDKWRGKVMGAGDLKLHDWFVPVLYQEEQDPQLVTSLPAEAVQRLQERRQQLRFGNLPETPSHKFHGRSRQLLALERLLHTQNYAVVRGTGGAGKTTLAAELGRWLVSSKRFGHAAFVSLETVSDVRAVLDSLGRQLLPEGANYSVAQYRNLDEALQPVERALQDSPTIMVLDNLESILPDANGIAPAAAAPVDELFALCRKLLASHPATRIVFTTREALPAPFDHKARESVLGPLDRNEAVELVSSVMKQEGLEPKASDPGSTPQEIIDLVEAVNCHARALVLLGREVARQGVRSTTANLQRLMAELEQKHPGQRENSLYASVELSLRRLPADMREQIKPLGLFHGGANTFTIMQTLEVDQQSAKRIAHGLVDVGLGQMMNYGHLRLDPALAPYLLGQMNEAEQAQARQRWATGMRQLLGYLYKERFKNTELSATLTLLELPNLLALLDWAAENLTPEEVVDITSSLETLLHHFGRPQALARVVAVREQAAKKLGDWSHARFEAERARIERLLESGDVQAAYTAAQQLVQNCLNAGEQAYAGAGYDIAVAHFLLGRVLVTGGAAEAALSPLAEAQKRFQQLADAGNTDAARMASAAITESGDCLRNLGRLEEAAAAYEKALELDKKRGDLRDIAAGKFQLGTVRMLQKKYAEALKIYAEARDIFENLGEPGSVATAWHQIGMVHKEAGQYDRAEQAYRQSLAIKVARKNRAGEAGSVNELGNLYGDMGRLEEAVIFYRQAADIYAALPDNANEGRARYNIANTLIKLRRYDEARSELLRAIECDKPYGHAAEPWKTFMVLHNLEQATGNPQAAASARQQAIAKYLAYRRAGGGEHERSAQICGAVAQAIGAGQAVAIQQALAQIAGARETSASDRLFISKLQAILSGDRNPALASDPNLYYQAAAELQLLLEKLR, encoded by the coding sequence ATGCCCGGTCACATCTTCATCTCCCATGCCACGAAAGACGATCCCTTCGTCAAAGAGCTGCGCGTTGCGCTCGAATCCCTGAATCTGCCCGTATGGGTCGACTCCCGCAATTTGCGCGGCGGGGACAAACTCGCCGTCGAGATCAACTCTGCCATTGAAAACGCGCGCCAGGTCATCGTTGTGCTCAGTCCCAACACCGTCAACTCGCCCTGGGTGCGCAAGGAAATTTCCAAAGCCCTGGCCATTGAAAAAGCGCGTCAGGCCCAAGGCTTCCGCGTCATTCCGCTCATGTTGCCCGACATCGAGCCGGCGGCACTGACCTTGTGGTTTGATGAAGAGCCGTTGGGCATCAGAGTGCAGCTCACTGCCGGCGGCATTGCCGAAGCCCTGCCGCAGATTCTCGCGGCCCTCGGCGAAAAACTGCCGGAGGACTATCAACCCACCAAGAAGATCGACGCAGCGCCGGTGGAAGAATTGGTGCTCAAGCTCGTTGATCCCAAAATTGAATTGCATGACGGAAAACAACGCGCCACCGCCACGGCCACGCTGGTGTACGAACCGGCGGACAAAGCCAGCCGCGCGGTGGAAAGCAAACGCTACACCTTCTCCGCGCCGCTCGGACCCATCGAAGCCGAGGATCTGCGCTGGTATTTGGAAAGCTACTACCTCTGGCCCACTGGCGTGTTTCAGCAGCGCGCCGAGCGCATCGAAGCGCAACTGCCGCAGTGGGGACGGGATTTGTACCACGCCGCGTTACGCGATCCGATTGCCGCCGAGGCGCTGCAAGCCTGGAGGAAAAAAGCCGACGGCGCGCAACGCCGCTTCTCGGTGTTAGTTGACAGCGACCCGCCGGCCGGCGCGGATGATGACACTCGCAAAGCCACTTTGGCCGCGGCGAGCAATGTGCTCAGCCTGCCGTGGGAATTGCTGCACGACGGGGCCGGCTATCTGTTTCGCGGCAAGAATGCCGTGGCGGTGCGGCGCCGGCTGCCCAACCGCGCGCCGCAAGAGGTGCGCCCCACCAGCCTGCCGATTCGCATTCTACTAGTCAGTCCGCGGCCCGAAGACAAAACCACCGGCTACATCGACCATCGCGTCAGCGCCAAGCCATTGGTGGAAGCCGTGGCGGCCTTGGGCGATTTGGCCGCGCTCACCGTGCTCACTCCGCCCACGCTCGCGGCGTTGCGGCAGGAGCTGAAGCGCGCCAGCGAGGCCAACCAGCCTTATGATGTGGTGCATTTCGATGGTCACGGCGTTTATGACCGCGAGCACGGCCTGGGCGCGCTGTGCTTTGAAGATCCCCAAGACGCGGACAAGCTGCACCACCGCAGCATGCAGCTCGTGCATGCGAGTGAGCTGGCCAGCGATCTGCGCGACTACCGCATTCCCGTGGTGTTTTTGGAAGCCTGCCAAAGCGCCACGGTGGAAACCGATCCCACGGCCTCGGTGGCCGCTAAGTTGTTGGAATGCGGCGTGGCCGCGGTGGTGGCCATGAGCCACAGCGTGTTGGTGGAAACCGCGCGGCGCTTCGTGGAGGCGTTCTATGGCAAGCTCGCCGGCGGCAGCCGCGTGGCTGAGGCCATGCTCGCCGGCCAGAACGCGCTGGAAGGCGACAAGTGGCGCGGCAAGGTCATGGGCGCGGGTGACCTGAAGCTGCACGATTGGTTCGTGCCCGTGCTTTATCAAGAAGAACAAGACCCGCAGCTCGTCACCAGTTTGCCGGCCGAGGCGGTGCAGCGCCTGCAGGAACGCCGCCAGCAACTGCGCTTTGGCAATTTGCCGGAAACGCCGAGCCACAAGTTTCATGGCCGCAGCCGGCAATTGCTGGCCCTGGAGCGGCTGCTGCACACGCAAAACTACGCGGTGGTGCGCGGCACCGGCGGGGCCGGCAAAACCACGCTGGCAGCGGAATTGGGCCGCTGGCTGGTGAGCAGCAAGCGTTTTGGCCACGCCGCGTTTGTGAGTCTGGAAACCGTGAGCGACGTGCGCGCGGTGCTCGACAGCTTGGGACGCCAGCTTCTGCCTGAGGGCGCGAACTATTCGGTGGCGCAATACAGAAATTTGGACGAGGCCCTGCAGCCGGTGGAACGCGCGTTGCAGGACAGCCCGACGATCATGGTGCTGGACAATTTGGAAAGCATTTTGCCTGATGCCAACGGCATTGCACCCGCTGCTGCGGCGCCGGTGGACGAGTTGTTTGCCCTCTGCCGCAAGCTGCTCGCCAGCCACCCTGCCACACGCATCGTGTTTACCACGCGCGAGGCGCTGCCAGCACCGTTTGACCACAAGGCGCGCGAAAGCGTGCTCGGCCCGCTCGACCGCAACGAGGCCGTTGAGCTGGTGAGCAGCGTGATGAAACAAGAAGGACTCGAGCCCAAAGCCAGTGACCCGGGCAGCACCCCGCAGGAGATTATTGATTTGGTGGAGGCAGTGAATTGCCACGCCCGCGCGTTGGTGTTGCTCGGCCGGGAGGTGGCGCGCCAGGGCGTACGCAGCACCACCGCCAATTTGCAGCGGCTGATGGCGGAGCTGGAACAAAAACACCCGGGCCAGCGCGAGAATTCTTTGTATGCCAGTGTTGAGCTTTCTTTGCGCCGCTTGCCGGCGGACATGCGCGAGCAGATTAAACCACTGGGTCTGTTTCATGGTGGGGCGAATACTTTCACGATCATGCAAACGCTTGAAGTTGATCAGCAAAGCGCAAAGCGCATAGCGCATGGCCTTGTTGACGTTGGCCTCGGCCAGATGATGAACTACGGCCACCTGCGGCTTGACCCGGCCTTGGCGCCCTACTTGCTTGGGCAAATGAATGAGGCGGAACAAGCCCAAGCCCGCCAGCGCTGGGCAACAGGCATGCGGCAGTTGTTGGGTTATTTGTATAAAGAAAGATTTAAGAACACCGAACTATCGGCGACGCTCACACTGCTGGAATTGCCCAACCTGCTGGCCCTGCTCGATTGGGCTGCGGAGAATTTGACGCCGGAAGAAGTGGTCGACATAACCAGCAGCTTGGAAACCCTGCTTCACCACTTCGGCCGGCCGCAGGCTCTGGCGCGGGTGGTGGCTGTGCGCGAGCAGGCGGCAAAGAAATTGGGGGACTGGAGCCATGCGCGGTTTGAAGCGGAACGCGCTCGCATTGAACGGCTGCTGGAAAGCGGAGACGTGCAAGCGGCTTACACGGCGGCGCAACAGCTCGTGCAGAACTGTTTGAATGCCGGCGAACAAGCTTATGCGGGCGCAGGTTATGACATCGCAGTTGCGCATTTTCTGCTCGGCCGCGTGCTCGTAACGGGTGGTGCCGCTGAAGCAGCGCTGTCGCCCTTGGCTGAGGCGCAAAAACGCTTTCAGCAACTGGCCGATGCCGGCAACACCGACGCCGCGAGGATGGCTTCTGCAGCCATTACCGAAAGCGGCGATTGTTTGAGGAATTTGGGACGGTTGGAAGAAGCGGCAGCGGCTTATGAAAAGGCTCTCGAGTTGGACAAAAAACGCGGTGATCTGAGAGATATTGCCGCTGGCAAATTCCAACTCGGCACGGTGCGGATGCTGCAAAAGAAGTATGCCGAAGCGCTGAAAATCTACGCCGAAGCGCGTGACATTTTCGAGAACCTGGGCGAGCCGGGCAGCGTGGCCACTGCCTGGCATCAAATCGGCATGGTGCATAAAGAAGCCGGACAGTACGACCGGGCTGAACAGGCCTACCGCCAGTCCCTGGCGATTAAAGTGGCGCGGAAAAACCGCGCTGGTGAAGCGGGCAGCGTGAACGAACTGGGCAATCTTTATGGTGACATGGGCCGCTTGGAAGAAGCCGTAATCTTCTACCGCCAGGCAGCGGATATTTATGCTGCCTTGCCAGACAATGCAAATGAAGGCCGAGCGCGCTACAATATTGCCAACACGCTGATCAAATTGCGGCGCTACGACGAGGCCCGTAGCGAGCTGCTGCGCGCCATTGAGTGCGACAAACCCTACGGCCATGCCGCCGAGCCGTGGAAGACGTTTATGGTTTTGCATAATTTGGAACAAGCCACGGGCAACCCACAAGCCGCAGCGAGCGCGCGGCAGCAGGCCATTGCCAAATACCTCGCCTACCGAAGGGCGGGGGGAGGCGAACACGAACGTTCCGCGCAGATTTGTGGCGCTGTCGCTCAAGCCATTGGTGCAGGCCAAGCAGTGGCAATTCAACAGGCGCTGGCGCAAATTGCCGGAGCAAGAGAAACTTCTGCTTCGGATAGACTCTTCATCTCCAAACTGCAGGCCATTCTCTCCGGCGATCGCAACCCCGCCCTTGCCTCAGATCCAAATTTGTACTATCAAGCTGCGGCAGAATTGCAACTGCTGCTGGAGAAGTTGCGGTAA
- a CDS encoding class I SAM-dependent RNA methyltransferase: MQTSRILVTCPKAIPPILAHEIRALGLPVVAEKEAAVETIGTQHDTQRLNLWLRTGHRVLFLLKDFRCRTSAELYSHLVRLPWENYLDSHSPLSITSAVHNDTIKDTRFANLKCKDAIVDRLKRKTGRRPDSGPERTGAVVFLYWKAEEASIYLDTSGESLAKRGYRKIPLQAPMQETLAAATILATGWQGEGNFINPMCGSGTLAIEAAWLSLGRPPGLLRGNFGFMHLRGFEQAKWRALLAQAKAGMKKTLAAKIIATDHDPAAVAAARQNAKTAGVDHLIAFEVCDFAATPVPAGGGVIMLNPEYGERLGREAELQAIYPGIGDWFKQKCAGYTGYVFTGNLELAKRVGLRPKRRLPFFNGALECRLLEFELYEGSKPRWRE, translated from the coding sequence ATGCAAACCAGCCGCATTCTCGTCACCTGTCCCAAAGCCATTCCTCCGATATTGGCGCATGAAATCCGCGCATTGGGCTTGCCGGTCGTGGCGGAAAAAGAAGCCGCGGTCGAAACCATCGGCACGCAGCACGACACCCAGCGCCTGAATCTCTGGCTGCGCACCGGCCACCGCGTTCTGTTCTTGCTGAAAGATTTCCGCTGCCGCACGTCCGCAGAGTTGTACAGCCACCTCGTGCGCTTGCCGTGGGAGAATTACCTCGACAGCCACAGCCCTCTCAGCATCACCTCGGCGGTGCACAACGACACCATCAAAGACACGCGCTTTGCCAATCTCAAATGCAAAGATGCGATTGTCGACCGTCTCAAGCGCAAGACCGGCCGGCGGCCGGATTCCGGACCGGAGCGCACCGGCGCCGTGGTTTTTTTGTATTGGAAAGCAGAGGAGGCGAGCATTTATCTTGACACCTCGGGCGAGTCACTGGCGAAGCGCGGCTACCGCAAGATTCCGCTGCAGGCGCCGATGCAGGAGACTCTGGCCGCGGCCACGATTTTGGCCACGGGCTGGCAGGGCGAGGGCAATTTCATCAATCCGATGTGCGGCAGCGGCACGTTGGCGATCGAAGCGGCGTGGCTCAGTCTCGGCCGGCCGCCGGGTTTGCTGCGCGGCAATTTCGGGTTCATGCACTTGCGCGGATTTGAGCAGGCAAAATGGCGGGCGTTGCTGGCGCAGGCAAAAGCGGGAATGAAAAAGACGCTCGCGGCCAAAATCATCGCGACCGATCACGATCCCGCAGCCGTGGCCGCCGCGCGGCAGAATGCCAAGACCGCGGGCGTCGATCATTTGATTGCATTCGAAGTATGTGATTTTGCCGCGACGCCGGTGCCGGCCGGCGGCGGGGTGATCATGCTCAATCCCGAATACGGCGAGCGGCTGGGGCGAGAAGCGGAGCTGCAGGCGATCTATCCCGGCATTGGTGATTGGTTCAAGCAGAAATGCGCGGGCTACACCGGCTATGTTTTCACCGGCAATCTCGAATTGGCGAAGCGCGTGGGCTTGCGGCCCAAGCGCCGGCTGCCGTTTTTCAACGGCGCGCTTGAATGCCGGTTGTTGGAATTCGAATTGTATGAAGGCAGCAAGCCGCGGTGGCGGGAATGA
- a CDS encoding mechanosensitive ion channel family protein encodes MKKTLACLMLCGLVLAAAAPGAAQPGTVDALRQASLRQQRLATPRKAIENFLEWQNPPGIDYAIAAEAFTLDSTRSATERQTLARQLKRVLDGRALLVRLETIPDSANHRDPRSGLAEYTLFPNKLPHVYLVKAGDEWLFALATLQEIPRLYRQTYSAWLEDVQRMLPKPLFYSFLGIAIWQAAGFVLLLITGLFLRRLFAFLINRLASRLISQETWQWEPAQLRRFLRPLSFLLMIGFFSLTYSNLQLSLRANLFISVLLQLLAAAGVIWQMFNLVDAFSAYLSRVTKKTASKLDDQLIPILGKVLKFLALLLGVITVIQSYGYSIGSVVAGLGIGGLAIALAAQNTLANFFGSVMIFLDKPFQVGDYIRIDGSEGTVEEVGFRSTRLRTPEDSVVTMPNAKLADVQINNLGLRNFRRIRMLLGLTYSTTPLQMQAFVEGIRAIIAANPFMRKDAYEVHFNEFGAYSLNVLVVCYLKVGGISEELREKHNFFMEILRLAGRVGVEFAFPTQTLHLDSFHARQPRVVGKEIPEPELAKVVQGFGPAGEYSQPTAPRLQDNGKPVDFTAQALLGLPKPQTLADEEWR; translated from the coding sequence ATGAAGAAAACGCTTGCCTGCCTGATGCTGTGCGGGCTGGTACTGGCAGCGGCGGCGCCCGGCGCTGCGCAGCCGGGCACGGTGGATGCGCTGCGCCAGGCGTCGTTGCGCCAACAACGGCTGGCAACCCCGCGCAAGGCCATCGAGAATTTTCTGGAATGGCAGAATCCGCCGGGCATCGATTATGCGATTGCCGCGGAAGCCTTCACACTGGACTCGACCCGCAGCGCGACCGAGCGCCAAACCCTGGCGCGCCAGCTCAAACGCGTGCTCGACGGCCGCGCCCTGCTCGTGCGCCTGGAGACGATTCCCGACAGCGCCAATCATCGCGACCCGCGCAGCGGCCTGGCCGAATACACCCTCTTTCCCAACAAGCTGCCGCACGTTTATCTCGTCAAAGCCGGCGACGAATGGCTGTTCGCGCTGGCAACCCTGCAGGAAATTCCCCGGCTCTACCGCCAAACCTATTCCGCGTGGCTGGAAGACGTGCAGCGCATGTTGCCCAAGCCGCTCTTCTATTCCTTCCTGGGCATTGCCATTTGGCAGGCTGCCGGCTTCGTTCTGCTGTTGATCACCGGTCTCTTTTTGCGCCGGCTCTTTGCTTTTCTCATCAACCGCCTCGCCAGCCGGCTGATCTCGCAAGAGACCTGGCAGTGGGAGCCGGCACAGTTGCGGAGATTTCTACGGCCGCTCAGCTTTTTGTTGATGATCGGCTTCTTTTCCCTCACCTACTCGAATCTGCAGCTTTCCTTGCGCGCCAATCTTTTCATCAGCGTGCTGCTGCAGTTGCTGGCGGCGGCCGGCGTCATCTGGCAGATGTTCAATCTCGTCGATGCGTTCTCGGCTTACCTGTCCCGCGTCACCAAGAAAACCGCCAGCAAGCTCGATGATCAGTTGATCCCGATTCTCGGCAAAGTGCTCAAGTTTCTGGCGCTGCTGCTCGGCGTCATCACCGTGATCCAGAGCTACGGCTACTCCATCGGTTCGGTCGTGGCCGGCCTCGGCATCGGCGGTTTGGCCATCGCCCTGGCGGCGCAAAACACGCTGGCCAACTTCTTCGGCTCGGTGATGATCTTTCTCGACAAGCCGTTTCAGGTCGGCGATTACATTCGCATCGACGGCTCCGAAGGCACGGTGGAGGAAGTGGGCTTCCGCTCCACCCGGCTGCGCACGCCGGAGGATTCGGTGGTGACCATGCCCAATGCCAAGCTCGCCGACGTGCAGATCAACAATTTGGGATTGCGCAATTTTCGCCGCATCCGCATGCTGCTGGGATTGACCTACAGCACCACGCCGCTGCAGATGCAGGCGTTTGTCGAAGGCATTCGCGCGATCATCGCCGCCAATCCCTTCATGCGCAAGGATGCCTACGAAGTTCATTTCAACGAATTCGGCGCCTATTCGCTCAACGTGCTGGTGGTGTGCTATCTCAAAGTCGGCGGCATCAGCGAAGAGCTGCGCGAGAAGCACAATTTCTTCATGGAGATTCTGCGGCTGGCCGGCCGCGTGGGCGTGGAATTCGCGTTTCCGACCCAAACCCTGCACCTCGACAGTTTCCATGCCCGGCAGCCGCGCGTGGTCGGCAAAGAAATCCCCGAGCCTGAGCTGGCGAAAGTCGTGCAGGGCTTCGGGCCGGCAGGCGAATATTCGCAACCCACGGCGCCGCGGCTGCAAGACAACGGCAAGCCGGTGGATTTCACCGCCCAGGCTTTGCTCGGGCTTCCCAAGCCGCAAACCCTTGCTGACGAGGAATGGCGCTGA
- the mtaB gene encoding tRNA (N(6)-L-threonylcarbamoyladenosine(37)-C(2))-methylthiotransferase MtaB has protein sequence MSRTPAKLRASFHTLGCRLNQAETALLSNRFRSQGYEIVAGDEPSDVCVINSCTVTGHADRKCRQLVNQVLRRNPDTFVAVVGCYAQVGAEALQRIPGIDLIVGTQDKLNLTDLLDDPVKRTAPQVVRPRLTREPFTIAGTGLPAPTTRANLKIQDGCDFMCSFCIIPFARGRARSRAFGDLRREAAELIAAGHKELVLTGVNLGTYSCEGKTFLDAVKMLLALPGLERLRISSIEPTTIPAELLELMADSEILCPHLHIPVQSGDDGVLAAMKRLYTRAEFEDFIAALQRRLPHAMIATDLMVGFPGETEAAFRASCELLQNSALAYAHVFTFSSRTGTAAARQAGHVPAAVKKERSQRLHEISEAKKLEFYRRFVGREVRVLLEERSGAGGWLGFTDNYIKVEVHGASLAENHLVRARVDGVQPGSAHGTIVSSV, from the coding sequence ATGTCACGGACACCTGCGAAACTAAGAGCATCCTTTCACACTCTCGGCTGCCGTCTCAATCAGGCCGAGACCGCGCTGCTGTCCAACCGCTTTCGTTCCCAAGGCTATGAGATCGTCGCCGGCGACGAGCCCAGCGACGTGTGCGTCATCAATTCCTGCACCGTCACCGGGCATGCCGATCGTAAATGCCGCCAGCTCGTCAATCAAGTGCTGCGCCGCAACCCGGACACCTTCGTCGCGGTCGTCGGCTGCTACGCGCAAGTGGGCGCCGAGGCGCTGCAACGCATTCCCGGCATCGATTTGATCGTGGGCACGCAGGACAAACTCAATCTCACGGACTTGCTCGATGATCCGGTGAAGCGCACGGCTCCGCAGGTGGTGCGGCCGCGCCTGACCCGCGAACCCTTCACCATCGCCGGCACCGGCCTGCCCGCGCCCACCACACGCGCCAATTTGAAAATTCAGGACGGCTGCGATTTCATGTGCAGCTTCTGCATCATTCCCTTTGCCCGCGGCCGCGCCCGCTCGCGCGCTTTCGGCGACCTCCGCCGCGAAGCCGCGGAGCTGATTGCCGCGGGCCACAAAGAACTCGTGCTCACCGGCGTCAACCTCGGCACCTACTCTTGCGAGGGCAAGACTTTTCTGGACGCGGTCAAGATGCTGCTGGCGCTCCCCGGCCTCGAGCGCTTGCGCATCAGCAGTATCGAGCCGACCACTATTCCCGCCGAATTGCTGGAGCTGATGGCCGACTCCGAAATCCTGTGCCCGCATTTGCACATTCCGGTGCAAAGCGGCGATGACGGCGTGCTGGCGGCGATGAAACGCCTCTACACCCGCGCCGAGTTCGAGGATTTCATCGCGGCACTGCAACGCCGCCTGCCACACGCCATGATTGCCACGGATCTCATGGTCGGCTTTCCCGGCGAAACCGAGGCCGCGTTTCGCGCGAGCTGCGAGCTGCTGCAAAATTCCGCGCTGGCCTACGCGCATGTGTTCACCTTTTCCAGCCGGACCGGCACAGCCGCCGCACGCCAAGCCGGCCATGTTCCCGCCGCAGTGAAAAAAGAACGCAGCCAGCGCTTGCATGAAATCTCCGAGGCCAAGAAGCTGGAATTCTACCGCCGCTTCGTGGGCCGCGAGGTGAGAGTATTGCTGGAAGAACGCTCCGGCGCCGGCGGTTGGCTCGGCTTCACGGACAATTATATCAAAGTGGAAGTCCACGGTGCGTCGCTGGCGGAAAATCACCTGGTGCGGGCGCGCGTGGACGGCGTGCAGCCGGGAAGCGCGCACGGCACGATCGTATCGTCCGTTTGA